A window of the Apostichopus japonicus isolate 1M-3 chromosome 8, ASM3797524v1, whole genome shotgun sequence genome harbors these coding sequences:
- the LOC139971242 gene encoding kinesin-like protein KIF16B, with protein sequence MASVKVAVRVRPINQREVNLGSTCIISVEGNKTSITNLKIPAGLAAGRDIGRERVKSFTYDYSYWSVNSNDDHFASQELVHSHLGTDVLKAAFEGYNACIFAYGQTGSGKSYTMMGEEHCPGLIPRICEGLYQRIQAQDDEAVSYRTEVSYLEIYCERVRDLLRDSKDHNLKVREHPRDGPYVQNLSTHLVSDYKDIKTLMDKGNNQRTTASTNMNNVSSRSHAIFTIRFTQAKFNADMPSETVSKINLVDLAGSERANSTGATGERLKEGANINKSLVTLGNVISALADVSLASNNPKPTRGKRKSLFIPYRDSVLTWLLKDSLGGNSKTIMVAAISPADVNYGETLSTLRYANRAKDIINKPTINEDPNIKLIRELRSEIAQLKKRLGDMGGDNSVGEKEIAVVDKLHESEARVKLLTEEWATKWKDAQKLMQDKNLALRSDGNIIMVDIELPHLIAIDNDMLSTGLKIYHIHEGKTSVGNISAKEKPDIALSGHDVEEFHCYLTSAEGKVWLDPCGKALCAVNGKVIEEPIQLKQGCLVSVGKTNLFRFNHPADAQRMRLEMKSSSLSDLSNLKSKENLLASTFFQTYGMEKDENRESLEQLADKKSEVEDLTKKIEEKEKEHKAKLERKKAEVKAMQEQLERLKAEGAEADQRVKKASQVVDQQQKRLARRSANLMEQVEQFERQKVAQEKEIEDKIMELEKRRKQLLEERDQALAKVEEEKAVSKRRREELGERVRDLESKQATELMELQRELLCKRESLERKVVKQEKELRIETEKLDQKAAQLDGLLRTCQENYEARRAELQKERNEERHFLDMEREKVEAHRAKHQLAIQLAEEMEETTRKQLSRESQDIAKARDDFERRKQRQLETMEEADKNIEAKAESLINEIWEGRAQLEEDKRALQEQGKEKRAMLLDSREQLTPAARELLEKQVLEIELDIRNIEEAQRLLDEQEENVEKLIEDEFVVLEQGKQAGQKKLEEDWKHLLEIEAANLWFIEQEVVERNDALEEQRRNLESKEAKLNEFQREQSRSLETLVEEKEALSAEREQILAGYRSEMEETETGIKGVTTEIESLTEKYIQDSPVVTEIKETKDKLMELDEEETRHKETEKEVLCKDETSLEQIEKEMREEKQNLEELRQTESFVDGRYQEESKKLRDAFGKIQQLEGQLAAAQEQLVSEQEKFENEKKKELLRINDEKLKIKGMEKQDRMQKLIEEQVQVRLTEENETRQKERQQEQKEREEMMDEMRKEHQKELQELQEKLSTVRSNSVSEVNDGRVDPARRILQVIDQPLTPNTADLRDPIRVTIPKFMLRGHGWDSFYVFEVHVSVLDDGWVVYRRYSKFRELHDYMKQKYPQIGALQFPPKRFLGNRSEKVIQKRRADLENYLQNFLTICQKIPVCPIAPGPGRILSKQELCDFSYFFRKGAFEETKYVSG encoded by the exons ATGGCGTCAGTTAAGGTTGCTGTTCGCGTGAGACCCATTAACCAAAG AGAGGTTAACCTTGGTTCGACGTGTATCATATCCGTTGAGGGAAACAAAACTAGCATTACTAATTTGAAG ATCCCGGCCGGATTAGCTGCTGGAAGGGATATCGGCAGGGAGAGAGTTAAATCGTTTACCTACGATTATTCGTACTGGTCTGTCAACTCCAACGATGATCATTTTGCATCACAAGAGCTG GTACATAGCCACCTTGGTACAGATGTTTTGAAGGCTGCCTTTGAGGGATACAATGCCTGTATCTTTGCTTATGGCCAAACCGGTTCCGGTAAATCTTACACCATGATGGGTGAGGAG CATTGTCCTGGACTGATACCTAGAATCTGTGAG GGACTGTACCAAAGAATTCAAGCTCAAGATGACGAAGCAGTATCCTACAGGACTGAAGTCAG CTACCTGGAAATTTATTGCGAGAGAGTTCGTGATCTGCTACGAGATTCCAAGGACCACAATCTTAAAGTCAGGGAACATCCTCGAGATGGACCATATGTGCAAA ATCTCTCCACGCATTTGGTATCCGACTATAAGGATATTAAAACGCTCATGGATAAGGGAAACAATCAGAG GACCACCGCTTCTACTAACATGAATAATGTTAGCAGCCGATCACACGCAATATTTACAATCAGGTTCACTCAG GCCAAGTTCAATGCAGACATGCCAAGTGAGACTGTCAGTAAGATAAACTTGGTGGACTTAGCTGgcag TGAGAGAGCCAATTCTACAGGTGCAACAGGGGAAAGACTGAAAGAAGGTGCTAACATCAATAAATCACTGGTTACACTAGGGAATGTCATATCTGCCCTGG CCGATGTTTCGTTAGCCTCAAACAATCCTAAGCCGACTCGGGGCAAGAGGAAATCTCTCTTCATTCCGTATCGAGACTCTGTCTTAACATGGCTGTTAAAGGATAGTCTGGGGGGAAACTCAAAGACTATCATGGTAGCAG CCATCTCTCCTGCTGATGTTAACTACGGTGAGACTCTGAGCACTCTCAGGTACGCCAACAGGGCCAAGGATATCATCAATAAACCAACCATCAATGAG GATCCaaacattaaattaattagAGAACTGAGGTCTGAGATTGCACAGCTCAAGAAGAGGCTTGGTGACATG GGAGGGGATAACTCGGTTGGTGAAAAAGAGATTGCTGTGGTTGATAAACTCCATGAGAGTGAAGCCAGA GTCAAACTGCTGACTGAGGAGTGGGCTACGAAATGGAAAGATGCTCAAAAGCTCATGCAG GACAAGAACCTTGCTCTGAGGTCCGATGGTAACATCATAATGGTGGATATTGAGCTACCTCATCTGATTGCCATTGACAATGATATGCTGAGTACTGGGCTCAAGATTTACCACATTCACGAGGGAAAGACCTCCGTAGGTAACATAAGTGCCAAAGAGAAGCCTGATATAG CCCTATCTGGTCACGATGTAGAAGAATTTCACTGCTACTTAACTAGTGCAGAAGGCAAGGTCTGGTTAGATCCGTGTGGAAAGGCCCTCTGTGCAGTTAATGGAAAAGTTATCGAAGAACCCATCCAACTGAAGCAAG GCTGTCTGGTATCCGTCGGTAAAACCAACCTCTTCCGGTTCAACCATCCTGCTGACGCTCAAAGGATGCGGCTGGAGATGAAGTCTTCCTCTCTCTCTGatctttcaaatttgaaatccaAAGAAAATTTATTGGCATCAACATTTTTCCAGACTTACGG AATGGAGAAAGATGAAAACCGTGAAAGTCTAGAGCAACTTGCAGATAAAAA GTCAGAAGTTGAAGACTTGACTAAAAAAATTGAGGAGAAGGAAAAGGAACACAAGGCCAAGCTGGAGAGAAAGAAGGCTGAAGTGAAAGCGATGCAAGAGCAGCTGGAGAGACTCAAAGCCGAAGGTGCGGAGGCGGACCAACGGGTCAAGAAGGCGTCTCAGGTGGTTGACCAGCAGCAGAAACGTCTGGCTAGGAGGAGCGCCAATCTCATGGAACAGGTGGAGCAGTTCGAGAGACAGAAGGTAGCTCAGGAGAAAGAAATTGAAGACAAAATTATGGAATTAGAGAAGCGGAGGAAGCAGCTACTGGAAGAGAGGGACCAGGCTCTCGCCAAAGTAGAGGAGGAAAAGGCCGTCTCGAAACGACGGAGAGAAGAGCTAGGAGAACGGGTGCGAGACTTGGAGAGTAAGCAGGCGACCGAACTGATGGAGCTGCAGAGAGAGCTTTTGTGTAAAAGAGAATCCCTGGAAAGAAAAGTGGTAAAACAGGAGAAAGAGTTGAGAATCGAGACGGAGAAACTGGACCAGAAAGCAGCGCAACTCGATGGGTTGCTAAGGACG tGTCAAGAAAATTACGAGGCAAGACGTGCAGAACTTCAGAAAGAGAGAAACGAAGAGAGACATTTTCTCGAtatggagagagagaaagttgAAGCTCACCGGGCCAAGCACCAGCTGGCCATCCAGCTAGCTGAGGAGATGGAAGAGACGACTCGCAAACAACTCTCCAGAGAGAGTCAGGATATCGCTAAGGCCAGGGATGACTTTGAGAGGAGGAAACAGCGACAGTTGGAAACGATGGAGGAAGCAGATAAAAACATCGAGGCCAAGGCCGAGTCACTCATAAACGAAATATGGGAGGGGAGGGCCCAGTTAGAAGAAGATAAAAGAGCACTACAGGAGCAAGGCAAAGAGAAGAGAGCTATGCTCCTGGATTCGAGAGAACAGCTCACCCCTGCCGCCAGAGAATTGCTGGAGAAACAGGTACTGGAAATCGAATTGGACATAAGGAACATCGAAGAGGCTCAGAGGCTGCTCGACGAGCAAGAGGAAAATGTGGAGAAGCTGATAGAAGACGAATTTGTGGTGCTCGAGCAAGGAAAGCAGGCCGGACAGAAGAAGTTGGAGGAAGACTGGAAACATCTGTTGGAAATAGAGGCTGCCAACTTGTGGTTCATCGAACAGGAAGTCGTGGAACGGAACGACGCCCTGGAGGAACAGAGAAGGAATCTAGAAAGCAAGGAGGCCAAACTGAACGAGTTCCAGAGAGAGCAGAGTAGATCGCTGGAGACGCTCGTGGAGGAGAAGGAAGCTCTCTCCGCGGAGAGAGAACAGATCCTGGCAGGCTATAGAAGCGAGATGGAGGAAACCGAGACAGGTATCAAAGGCGTCACGACCGAAATAGAATCGTTGACGGAGAAGTACATCCAGGATTCCCCGGTAGTGACCGAGATAAAAGAAACCAAGGACAAATTGATGGAGCTGGACGAAGAAGAGACTCGTCACAAAGAAACCGAAAAAGAAGTTCTCTGTAAAGATGAAACCTCCCTGGAACAAATCGAAAAGGAAATGAGAGAAGAGAAGCAGAATTTGGAGGAACTGAGACAGACCGAAAGCTTCGTGGATGGCCGTTATCAGGAAGAGAGCAAGAAGCTCAGGGATGCCTTTGGA AAAATTCAGCAGTTAGAGGGCCAACTTGCTGCAGCCCAGGAACAATTAGTCTCAGAACAAGAAAAGTTCGAGaatgagaagaagaaggaaCTGCTCAGAATTAATGATGAGAAACTCAAGATTAAAGGAATGGAAAAACAGGATAG AATGCAGAAGTTAATTGAGGAACAGGTCCAGGTCCGGTTGACAGAAGAAAATGAGACGAGGCAGAAGGAGAGACAGCAAGAACAAAAAGAGAGGGAAGAGATGATGGACGAGATGAGGAAAGAACATCAGAAAGAACTGCAGGAACTGCAGGAAAAATTAAG TACTGTACGCAGCAATTCGGTCTCAGAGGTG AATGATGGTAGAGTTGATCCAGCTAGAAGGATTCTGCAG GTTATTGATCAACCTTTGACCCCCAATACTGCTGACCTCAGGGACCCTATAAGAGTCACAATCCCAAAGTTCATGCTTCGAGGACATGGCTGGGATTCTTTCTACGTCTTTGAAGTTCAT GTTTCAGTTTTGGATGACGGCTGGGTAGTTTATCGTCGATACAGCAAATTCCGAGAGCTGCACGACTACATGAAGCAAAAGTACCCACAG ATTGGTGCACTCCAGTTTCCCCCAAAGAGGTTTTTGGGAAACAGATCAGAAAAAGTTATTCAGAAGAGGAGAGCTGATCTAGAG AACTACCTTCAAAATTTCCTTACTATTTGCCAGAAGATTCCAGTCTGTCCAATTGCTCCAGGACCAGGCAGAATATTATCCAAACAGGAACTCTGTGACTTTTCCTATTTCTTCCGAAAGGGCGCTTTTGAAGAGACTAAATATGTGAGcggatga
- the LOC139970407 gene encoding uncharacterized protein, protein MPDYHVKKYTVKFVVLNLGYTHYNTICSYVTCIKRYAHYNTICSNVTCIKRYAHYNTICSNVTCIKRYAHYNTICSNVTCIKRYTHYNTICSYVTCIKRYTHYNTICSYVTCIKRYAHYNTICSNVTCIKRYAHYNTICSNVTCIKRYAHYNTICSNVTCIKRYAHYNTICSNVTCIKRYAHYNTICSNVTCIKRYAHYNTICSNVTCIKRYAHYNTICSYVTCIKRYAHYNTICSYVTCIKRYTHYNTICSNVTCIKRYAHYNTICSNVTCIKRNAHYNTICSYITCIKRYAHYNTICNVTCIKRYAHYNTICSYVTCIKRNAHYNTICSYITCIKRYAHYNTICNVTCVKKMARKLMVRS, encoded by the exons ATGCCAGATTACCATGTGAAGAAATACACCGTTAAATTTGTGGTTTTGAATTTAGG GTATACCCACTACAACACCATCTGCAGTTATGTAACTTGTATTAAAAG GTATGCCCACTACAACACCATCTGCAGTAATGTAACTTGTATTAAAAGGTATGCCCACTACAACACCATCTGCAGTAATGTAACTTGTATTAAAAGGTATGCCCACTACAACACCATCTGCAGTAATGTAACTTGTATTAAAAGGTATACCCACTACAACACCATCTGCAGTTATGTAACTTGTATTAAAAGGTATACCCACTACAACACCATCTGCAGTTATGTAACTTGTATTAAAAGGTATGCCCACTACAACACCATCTGCAGTAATGTAACTTGTATTAAAAGGTATGCCCACTACAACACCATCTGCAGTAATGTAACTTGTATTAAAAGGTATGCCCACTACAACACCATCTGCAGTAATGTAACTTGTATTAAAAGGTATGCCCACTACAACACCATCTGCAGTAATGTAACTTGTATTAAAAGGTATGCCCACTACAACACCATCTGCAGTAATGTAACTTGTATTAAAAGGTATGCCCACTACAACACCATCTGCAGTAATGTAACTTGTATTAAAAGGTATGCCCACTACAACACCATCTGCAGTTATGTAACTTGTATTAAAAGGTATGCCCACTACAACACCATCTGCAGTTATGTAACTTGTATTAAAAG GTATACCCACTACAACACCATCTGCAGTAATGTAACTTGTATTAAAAG GTATGCCCACTACAACACCATCTGCAGTAATGTAACTTGTATTAAAAG GAATGCCCACTACAACACCATCTGCAGTTACATAACTTGTATTAAAAGGTATGCCCACTACAACACCATCTGTAATGTAACTTGTATTAAAAGGTATGCCCACTACAACACCATCTGCAGTTATGTAACTTGTATTAAAAGGAATGCCCACTACAACACCATCTGCAGTTATATAACTTGTATTAAAAGGTATGCCCACTACAACACCATCTGTAATGTAACTTGTGTTAAGAAAATGGCAAGAAAGCTAATGGTTAGGTCATAA